Proteins encoded within one genomic window of Mycolicibacterium aubagnense:
- a CDS encoding GAP family protein, whose product MWITLLVMAVAVSLEPFRIGMSVVMLNRPRPQLQLAAFLCGGFLMGLSVGAVVLFVLESRLPPWASAHFNLPTVQVVIGVLALVAAALLAVTKRRDRQVPDWLTRLLTGRSLWVAGVAGLGIALPSVDYLAALAVIAAARVEADVRMGALVTFNVVAFSLVEVPLLAYLIAPQRTREGMALLNNWIRARRRHEVAALLAVVGAVLVAAGALGV is encoded by the coding sequence ATGTGGATCACCCTGCTGGTGATGGCGGTCGCGGTCAGCCTGGAGCCGTTCCGCATCGGCATGTCCGTCGTCATGCTGAACCGGCCGCGCCCGCAGCTGCAGTTGGCCGCGTTCCTGTGCGGCGGTTTCCTGATGGGCCTGTCCGTCGGTGCGGTGGTGCTGTTCGTCCTCGAATCCAGGCTTCCCCCTTGGGCGTCGGCGCATTTCAACCTGCCGACGGTGCAGGTCGTCATCGGGGTGCTGGCGTTGGTGGCGGCGGCGCTCCTGGCCGTCACGAAGCGGCGTGACCGCCAGGTACCGGACTGGCTGACCCGGCTACTCACCGGCCGGTCGCTGTGGGTTGCGGGCGTCGCGGGCCTCGGCATCGCGCTGCCGTCGGTCGACTACCTGGCCGCGCTGGCCGTGATCGCCGCCGCACGCGTCGAGGCCGACGTCCGGATGGGCGCCCTGGTGACATTCAACGTGGTGGCGTTCTCCTTGGTGGAAGTGCCGCTGCTCGCCTACCTGATTGCGCCGCAACGTACCCGCGAGGGAATGGCGTTGCTGAACAACTGGATTCGCGCCCGCCGGCGCCACGAAGTCGCTGCGCTGCTGGCGGTGGTCGGAGCGGTACTGGTCGCAGCCGGCGCACTCGGGGTGTAG